The Sandaracinaceae bacterium DNA segment CGACCAGGATCTCGCCGCTGTCGGGCGTCTCGAGCCGGAGCAGCTGGCGCGTGAACACGCTCTTCCCGGCCCCGGAGCCGCCGATGATGATGTTGATCTCGCCCCGCCAGATGTCCAGATCGATGCCCTGCAACACCTCGTGCTCACCGTAGCTCTTCCGGAGGCCGCGCACGCGGATCTGGACCGGATCCTCGCGCCCCTCCTTCGTCCCCTCCAGGACCTTCTTCTCTTTGGCGAACCACGCCATCACGGAGCCAGACACCCGTCGTCGATCTCGCCGTCGCAGTCGTCGTCGACGCCGTCACCCGTGCCCTCGGGCCCGCAGTTCTCGGGCTCCGGCGGGATCTCGGGGATGCACTGCGACCAGCTGCCGTCGTATCGCATCTGGATTCCCTGGCAGCGCCCCAGCCCGCACGGGCGCGGCGGCTCACTGCAGTCGCCTCCACAGCACTCGTCGACGATGCCGTCGCAGTCCTCGTCCTCCGGTGTGGCGCAACGCTCGTCCGCGTACGGGCTGACCCGCTCGGACTCATCGTCACAGTCCGGGTAAGGCCCCGTGCAGCCCGGGCCCGCAGGCACTCCGTCTCCGTCCTCGTCGACGCACTCGAGGCCGCTGTCCGGCGACGGCGAGTGGACCTCGGCGCACCCCGTCGTAAGGAGCACGGTCATCAGGAGCACGAGCAAGTGCGCGCGGCTCACACCCCGACTCCCTGGCCGAGGATCACGGCGGTGAGCACGTAGTCGAGGACGAGGACGGCGACCGAGGCCTGCACCACCGCGCGGTTGGTGGCCTGGCCGACGCCGGCCGCGCCGCCCGAGGCGTAGAAGCCCTGGCGACACGCGACGAAGGTGAGCGCGGCGCCGAAGACGGCGGACTTGGTCAGCCCCTGCCGGACGTCGGCCGCGTCGACGAACCACTTGACGCGCTCGACGAAGATCCCGCCGTCGATGCCCATCAGGTAGACGCCCACCACGTAGGCGCCGACGAGGCCGACCATGAAGGCGAGCAGCGCCATGATCGGCGTCGCGATGGTCGCGGCGATGACGCGGGGCACGATGAGGTACTGGATCGGGTTGACGCTCATCGTCGTCAGGGCGTCGATCTGGTTGGTCACCCGCATCGAGGCGATCTCGGTCGCCATCGCGCTGCCGGCGCGGCTGGTGATCATGAGGGCGCTGAACACCGGCGCGAGCTCACGGCTGAGCGCCAGGCCGATGACCGCGCCGACCTGGTTCTCGGCCCCGAACTGCCGGAAGCCGTCGATCAGCTGCAGGCTGAAGACGCCGCCGACGAAGATGCCGCTGAGGCCGACGATGAAGATCGACTGCACGCCGAGGAACTCGAGGTGCTCGATGATGAGCCGGAAGCGGTAGGGGGGCCGGATGCCCCACATGAAGGTCTCGTACATCAGCCGGGCCATGAACCCGACCTCCGCGATGAACGCGAGCGGCCACGCGAAGATCCACGCGAGCGCCTGGAGGCCGGCCTGCCCCCAGCTGGGCTGCGCCTCCGGTCCCTCGCCTTCGGGGGTCTCCTCCGCCGCCTCCGCCATCCCGGGGTGATACCACGCGTGCGGAATGCGCGCCCCGTGCCCCGGCGTCTTGGATCCCGTGGAAGAACCTCCGAGATCCTCCGGGCTCGGTACTTCAGCGGGCTCCTTGACCGCGATGCACGCGAGAAGTAGCCGTCTGGGCGTGGCGCCCGTTCCGCACTGGCAGGTCCGCCCTACCCGGGCCGAGATCGATCTCGACGCCCTCGCCCACAACCTCCGCGTCGTGAGGGAGCGCGCCCCCGCCTCCAAGGTGCTCGCGGTCGTGAAGGCCGACGCGTACGGCCACGGGCTCGAGGCGGTGGCGCGCCGGCTCGCGGACGAGGGCATCGACGGCTTCGGCGTGGCGCTCGTGGAGGAGGGGCTGATGCTCCGCCAGCGCGGGGTGACGGTGCCGATCCTGGTCCTCAACGGGATCTACGACGGCGCCCACGCCGAGACCCTTCGCGCCGGGCTCACGCCCGTGATCTACGATCTCGACGACGTCGCGCGCTTCTCGAAGGCGGCCGGCATCGGCACCGCGGACGTGCATCTCAAGGTCGACACCGGCATGACGCGGCTCGGCGTGCCGGATCACGAGCTCGACGCGTTCCTCGAGGGCCTCGAGGCCTTCCCCAACGTGCGACTCAGCGGGCTGATGACGCACCTCAGCTCGGCCGAGGACGACCCCGAGGCGACGCGCGAGCAGCTCGTCCGCTTCGAGGCGGCGAAGGCCCGTGTGCTCGCGCGAGGCCACCGCCCGCGCCTCATCCACGCCGCGAACAGCGCGGCCACGCTCTTCCGCGGGGAAGCCCGCTTCGACATGGTCCGCGCCGGCGTCGTGCTCTACGGCGTCATGCCGGGCCCCACGCCCGACCCGGAGCTCCGCCCGGTGATGCGGGTCCTGACCTCGGTCGCGCGGGTGAAGACCTTCCCCGCGGGCACCGCGGTCGGCTACGGCCGGAGCTGGACCGCCGCGCGTGAGAGCCGCATCGCGACCCTGGCCATCGGCTACGGCGACGGGTTCCCCCGCAGCCTCTCCAACCGCGCCGACGTGCTCATCCGCGGCCGACGCTGCCCCATCGTGGGCCGCGTCTCGATGGACCTGACCGGGGTCGACGTGACGGATCTCCCCGAGTGCGTGCGGGGCGACGAGGCGGTCGTGCTGGGCCATCAGGGCGAGGCCCGCATCACGGCCGAAGAGCTCGGCGAGCGCGCCGGCTCCATCAGCTGGGAGATCCTCACCCAGATCTCCCCGCGCGTCCCCCGGGTCTGCGTGGCGGGGCCCTCCGCGGCGTTCTAGTCTCCGCGCAGCATGCAGATCGAGGTCAACGGAGAGGCCCGCAGCGTCGACGCGGGCACCACCGTGCGCGGCTTGCTCGAGGCGCTCGGGCTGGGCGAGACGCTGGTCGCGGTGGAGCGCAACCAGGAGATCGTGCCCCGCGCGGAGCACGCCGAGGCGACGCTCGCGGACGGCGACCGCCTCGAGATCGTCCACTTCGTCGGCGGCGGTTGAGCTGCCCGGGAGAGCACCATGAGCGAAGACGTCTTGAAGATCGGAGAGCACTCGTTCTCCTCACGCCTCTTCGTCGGGACCGGGAAGTACCGGGACATGGACGAGACCCGCGCCGCGCTCTCGGCCTCGGGGTCGGAGGTCGTGACGGTGGCGGTGCGCCGGGTGGATCTCGGCGCCAAGGGCGGGGAGAGCCTGATCGGGCACCTGCTCGAGAAGAAGTACGTCATCTTGCCGAACACGGCCGGGTGCTACACGGCGGAGGAGGCCGTGCGCACCGCGAAGCTCGCGCGCGAGATGCTCCAGACGGATCTCGTGAAGCTCGAGGTGCTGGGCGACGAGCGCACGCTCTTCCCCGACGTGCCGGCCACGCTCGACGCCGCGAAGCAGCTCGTCGACGCCGGCTTCACGGTGCTGCCGTATACGAGCGACGACCCGATCACGGCCAAGCGGCTCGAAGAGCTCGGATGCGCCGCGGTGATGCCGCTGGCCGCGCCGATCGGGAGCGGGCTCGGGATCCGGAACCCCTACAACATCGAGATCATCCTCCAGCACGCGAGCGTGCCGGTCATCGTCGACGCGGGCGTGGGGACGGCGAGCGACGCCGCGGTCGCGATGGAGCTCGGCTGCCACGGCGTGCTCATGAACACGGCGATCGCGGGCGCGAAGGACCCCGTCCGCATGGCGCGCGCGATGCGGAAGGCCGTCGAGGCGGGGCGTGACGCCTACCTCGCGGGGCGCATCCCGAAGCGCCTCTACGCGACGGCCTCCTCGCCGCTCGAGGGCGTGATCGGGTCCACGCAGGGGTGAGCCCCCCGCGGTTCGTCCTGACGCTGATCACGCCACAGCCGCTCGACCTCGGGCGGCTGCGGGAGGCGCTCGAGGGCGCGCCCGAGGGCGCCGTCTCGGTGCAGCTCCGTCAGGCCGAGGCGGCGGAGCGCCATCGGCTGGCGGAGCCCGTGCTGGAGCTGTGCCGGGCGCGCGGCGCCGCCCTGATCGTCAACGCCGACCTCGCGCTCGCGGCCGCGCTCGGCGCGGACGGCGTGCAGCTGCCCGAGCGCGGGCCGTCGCTCGAGGAGGCGCGCGCGGCCCTGGGCGACGACGTGTGGCTGGGCGTGTCGCGGCACGACGCGGAGGGGCTCGCGCGCGCCTCCGAGGCGAGCTTCGCGCTGGTGTCGCCGGTGTTCGCGGTGCCGGGCAAGGGCGCGCCGCTCGGCGTCGACGGCTTCGCCCGGACCGTCGCGGCCGCGCGCACGCCCGTCCACGCGCTCGGAGGTGTCGACGCGAGGCACGGGGCGGCGCTCCGTGCTGCGGGCGCGGCGGGGCTCGCGGTGATCCGCGCCGTGTTCGACGCCGACGCCCCGGCGGAGGCCGCGCGAGCCCTCGTCGCGCCCTTCCTCGAGCCGCCGCCGGACGGAGGGGCGACCCGGTAGTCCTTGCTCGCGCCGCACGCCGCGCGGCATGATCGAGCCGGACTGGAGCGACGTGCGCGACTTCACCAAGGGCCTCCTCAAGTTTCTCGGCGTGGTGCTGCTGCTCGCGGGCGTCGCTGCCGCGGTGCTCTATTTCTTCTTCGTGCGCGTGGTGGAGGTCGGCCACAACGCGATGGCGCCGACCATCATGGTCGGCGACCGGGTGCTGGTCTGGCGCGGCCACGACTTCGAGCTCGGCGAGGCGGTGCTCTGCGCGCACCCCAGCCAGCCGGGCCGGTTCGTGCTCGGGCGCGTCGTGGCCCGCACGGGGCAGACGGTGGAGATCTCCCGGGGCGGTCTGCGCATCAACGGAGAGTCGCCGGACCGCGACGCGCGGCCGCCGTTCGAGTTCTACGACGCCGAGCGCGGCGAGTCCTACCAGGTCGAGTGGGGGATCGAGACCGTGGTCGACCAGACGTACACCTACATGGCGCGGGCCCGGCGTCGACCGATGGAGATGCGCCCGCGGCAGGTCACGGGCGCGGCGGTGTTCCTCCTGAGCGACAACCGCTCCTACGCGGGCGAGGACAGCCGCACGTTCGGGCAGGTCAACCTGGCCACGTGCGAAGGTCACGTCTTCATGCGCCTGACCGCGGCCGACTCCCCGGACGTGGTCGGCAACAGCCACCTCGACCTCATCGACTGACGCCGCCCCCCTCGCACGCGGGTGGACATCGCGGCCCTTTGCGGGGAGAGTCCGCGCATGCGCTCGCTGCTGCTGTTGACCCTGTCCCTCTGGCTCGCCGCGCCCACGCTCGGCCTCGCCCAGGAGGCGCCCTCCGACGACGCCCCCTCCGAAGACAGGCCCACGCGAACGACCGAGGAGGCGGCCCCGGGCCAGCCTCGCTACCTGGCCGCGATGCGCGCGGAGCTCGAGGCGATGCGCGCCGACGGGGCGCGCTGCGAAGCCCTCGACCCGCAGCGAGGCCAGTGCCGCTTCACCGCCCGCGGGACGACGACGGGCCGCGCGTTCGAGGTGCAGCTCGTCTACAGCGACCGCACGGACACCATCTACTTCTACGTCGAGGACTACCTGAGCGCGCCGCCCGACGCCGGGTCCACCCCGACCGTCCTGCGTCGCCTGATGGAGCTCAACTGGAGCCTGCTGATCGGCAAGTTCGAGTGGGACTCGACCGACGGCGAGGTCCGGCTCGCGATCATCCTCAACACGGACTCCAACTTCGACCGGCGCGCCTTCCGCTCGTCCGTCCGCGCCATCGGGCAGCTCGCGGACCGCTACCACAGCGAGCTGTCCCGCATCGCGCGCGGCGACTGACCGACCGAGCGCCCGGGCTGGCACGCCGCGTGTAGACTCGCCCGAGCATGGGTGAGATCGGGACGCTTCCTCCAGTTCGCGGCGGTCAACGGCACAGTCCGGCCCACCCTCACCGCGCGCTCTGGCCCATCGCCGCCGCTCTTCTCCTCTGCCTGGCCTCCCCGATCCTCGCCAGCGCGCAGCGCCCGCGCGTCGCCCCCGACGAGGCAACCGATGCCGACGCGGAGTCGGACGCCGGAGCGGGAGCGGATACAGGTGCCGATGCGGACGCGGCGGCCGATGCGGATGCGGCGGCCGATACGGATGCGGGCGCGGATGCGGCAGCGGATGCGGATGCGGACGCGGATGCGGACGCGGCGGCCGATGCGGATGCGGGCGCGGATGCGGCAGCGGATGCGGCAGCGGATGCGGCAGCGGATGCGGATGCGGGCGCGGACGCGGTGGCGGATGCGGACGCGGCAGCGGATGCGGACGCGGCGGCGGATGCAGATGCGAATGCGGCAGCGGGATCGGCATCGAACCCAGGGACGGGTTCAGCCACCACCTCGGGCGCCCACTCCAGCCTCGGCTCGCCCACCTCGTCCGGCTTCGCCCACCCCACCCCACCCCGCGAAACGCCGCCGCCCCAGCTCGAGCGCCCGCGCTGGTGGCGCATGCCCCGAGAGACGGTGCGTCGCCCCCTCACCCTCCCGCAAGGCGTGTTGCGGTTCGATCAGATCCTCGCGGTGAGCGTCTTCGGGCTCGCCCGTGGCACGGGGTACTTCCGTTTCGGGGCGGGCCTGCACGACGACTTCGAGATCGGCACGACCCCGGTCGCGGTGAACATCCCGTGGCCCACCGCCGATCACCCGAGCGTGTACGTGCGCGGCCGGGCGCTCTCGGGCGACGTGCAGCTGGCGGTGCGCTCGGAGCTGTGGCTCCCGCTCTGGGGTCAGCTGCCGTGGCAGTGGGAGCTGGGCGTGGAGCTGGCGGTGACCTCGGGCTGGTTCCGGTTCGACGCCGGCCTCGACTACGCGCTCCTGTTCGCCGATCCGCTGCAGCAGCGCATCGGCCTTCCGCTCACCGCGACCTTCCAGGCCGGCCCGAACGGCTTCGGCGTGACCACCGGCGTCTACGTGTTCAACGACTTCGACGACGTCGACGTGCCGCTGCTGCTGAGCTGGACGTTCGCCTTCCGCGGCTACCAGGGGCCGCTGGCCGACGCGCGGCTCGAGGGTGGCATCACCGATCTCGAGCGGGCAGACCAGGCGTGGCTGATCCGCGGCGTGCTGACCTTCTTCGCCTACCTCTGAGTCAGTCGACGACGAGGCGCACCGGCACCGCGAGATCGACGAACTGCGCCTGCCAATTGGATGGACCGGCGCCGAGGGCGACGCCCGACCCGAGCGCGCGCGCGATGCACTCCGCCTCCGCGCCGTCGCCGACCGAAGAGAGCGCCACGTCCGCGCGGCGCACGTCGCCGGTCCGCGCCTCCACGTTCAATCGCACGACGACCTGTCCCTCCGGCGTCGCGCCTCGGGCGACCCCCTCCGCGTGACAGCGCGCGATCCCCGGCCGGGCCGCCGCGAGCGCTCGCTGCCAGGCCTCGGGGGCGGCGGTGCCGTTGGGGAAGCGGGCCTCTCCGACCGCGCCGCGCGGGCCCTCGCCGGGGATGGCCAGCGCCTCGCGATCGTCCAGCCAGGCGCGCAGTCGATCGGTCTCGGCCCGCGCGACCCGCTCGTCGGCCGAAGAGACGAGCTCCGCGAACGCCAGGTCGACCCGCACGATGGTGACCGCGTGCTGACCCCGCACGAGGCAGGGCTGGCGGCCGGGGTCGTCGAAGCCGAGGAAGAAGCCGAGCTTCAGGCGCGCTCCCGCCGCGGCGGCGTCCCGGAGCGCTCGCCCCACGGCCTCGTCCGCCTCGAACGCGACGGGCTCGAGCCCCGAGATCAGGAGCGAGACGCGCCCATCCAGCGCCATGAGGTTGCGGCGCGTGCTGACGGGGACGCGGTCCCCGCGTCGCGCGGCGAGCTCCCAGCCCGGATCGACCTCGATGACGTAGAGCCGCGAGCTCGTGCGCTCGCGCGCCGCTTCGCATGCGCCGTGCACGGCCGCGAGGTTCTCGAGCGCGTTCGCGTCGGCGAGCGCAGAGCCCGGCAAGGCCACCAGCAGGATGAGGAGCGACAGGCCGCGACGCATGCCCGGAAGCTGACGCTCCGCGCCGCGGGCGTCAACAAAGCGAAGAACGGCTCACGGCGAGAGCGCGCGCCACGCGGCGCCGACGCTGGCCTGGATCACCTGCGTCGCGAAGACGGGGTCGAGCCCCTCGACGTCATCGGGGCCCCCGCGGCAGTGGTACTCGTCGTACCGGAACTCGGAGGTGTCGGTGAGCATCATGCCGGGCGCGTCCTGCAGCCAGAACGGCGAGTGATCCGAGCGGCGCAGATCGCCCGTCGCGGGCGAGGTGAGGAGGCCGTCGTTCAGGAGGAGCGAGATGACGGGCAGGCCAACCCGCGCCCCCAGCTCGACGAGATCCGCGGCCACCGTCTCGCTGTATCGCTCGTCGCCGATGGCGGCGAGGAAGTCGCCCCGGCTCTCCCGCGCTTCGATCTGGCGGACCTCGCGCGGGAAGAGCAGGTCGAAGCCCTCGGGCAGCTCCTGGCTCCCCGGCGTGTCGTCGCGGTAGCCGATCATCTCGAACACGAGGTTCGCGCGGAGGTCGTCGCCGTCCGCGCCGGCCCGCTCGGCGTAGGCGCGCGAGCCGATCAGCCCGCGCTCCTCTTCGTCCCAGCACGCGACGACCAGGGTGCGCGCGTGCTCGGTGGAGGCCAGGACGCGAGCCGCCTCGAGCACGCCGGCCACCCCCGTCGCGTTGTCGTCGGCGCCCGCGCAGTCCGGCACCGAGTCGTAGTGGGCCGAGAGCAGCACCCGCTCGCTCGCCGCGGTGGTCCCCGCGAGCGTGCCCACGATGTTCACGCCGGTGCCGTAGTCGTGGCGCTCGACGTCCATGCCGAGCGCGGCGAAGCGCGTCGCGCACAGCTCGCGCACCGCCTCGTGGTGCGGGGTCCCCGGTGAGCGGGGCTGCGCGATCTCGGTCAGGTCGGCCTCGTAGCGGCTCTGCTCGACGCAGGCCATCGCGGCCTCTTCGGAGTCCGTACCGCAGGGCGGCAGCGGCGGAGGGCCCGCGTCGGGCTCGGTGGCGTCCGCGTCGGCGCTCGCGTCGAGACCGTCGACGGAGCCGTCGACCGGGTCGGCCTCGCCGTCACAGCCGAACGAGAGCGTGAGCAGAGAGAGGCCGAGCACCCATGAGAACGCACGTCGCATGAGAGACACATTGCCCGTTTCGGGGCGCCGTTCAAACCGGTTTCGGGCGACGATCTCTCAGGAGACGATGGCGTCGAGCGCGGCGAGGTGGCGCGCCGCGAGGTCGGCCACGGAGACCCGCAGCGCGTCCTCGATGTCGACGTGATCGCCAGCGACCTCGCCGATCGGGGCGAGCGGCACGCCGTGCTCGGCGCACACCGCGGCCACCGCGTCGCGGTCCGCCTCGGCGAAGCTGACGACGACGCGCGTGGGCTCCTCGGAGAACAGGCGCGCGGCCGGGGGGACGTCGCCGGCGCCGGGGAGCGACACGCGGCAGCCGAGCCCGTTCGCGATGCACGCCTCCGCCACGCAGACGCCGAAGCCTCCGTCGCTGACGTCGTGCGCGCTGGAGAGGAGGCGCGCCTTCGCGAGGGCGAGGAGCGCGCGCTGGAGCCGCACCTCGGCGTCGAGGTCGATGCCCACCGGGGCGCCGCCGACGCGCCCGGTCCGGGACACCCAGTACTCCGAGCCGCCGAGCGCGCCGCGCGAGGGGACGCCGAGGTGCGCGATGACGTCGCCGGGCACCCGGAAGCCGCTCGGCACGCGGTGCGACGGGTCTTCGAGCTGACCGACCACCGCGACGGTGGGCGTGGGCAGGATGGGCTTGCCGTCGGTCTCGTTGTAGAGGCTGACGTTGCCGCTGACGATCGGCACGTCGAGCGCCGTGCAGGCCTCCGCCAGTCCGTCGATGGCGCGGGCGAAGCGCCACATCGTGGTGGGCGTCTCCGGGCTCCCGAAGTTGAGGCAGTCGGTCGTGCCCAGCGGCTTGCCGCCGCTGCACGCGATGTTGCGCGCGCACTCCGCGACGGCCATCGCCGCGCCCTGGCGCGGGTCGAGCAAGACGTGCCGACCGTTGCAGTCGACGCTGACGGCGAGGAACTTCTCGATCGTCTCGCCCTCCTTCTCGCAGAACACGCGGACCACGGCCGCGTCCGCCTCGCCGGGCCGGAACACGGTGCCGTCGCGCACGACGTGATCGTACTGACGCCAGATCCACTGGCGGCTCCCCAGGTTGGGCGAGCCCACCATCTCGCGCAGCGCGTCGGCGCAGTCGACGTCGGTGGGCGGCGCCGGCTCGAGCGGCTCGGGCGCGGGCTCGGCCTGGGGCCGGTCGTACTTGGGCGCCTCGTCCGCGAGGGCGCCGATCGGGATGTCGACGACGAGCTGCGCGGCGCGCTCGGACGGGTCCGAGACGAGCGGGTCGTACCCGGGCGTGGCCTTGCAGACGAAGCGGCCGCTGCCCGTGACGCGGCCGATCACCGCCGCCTCGAGGTCCCACTTCTCGCAGAGCTCGAGGACCTCGTGCTCACGGCCCGCCTTGGCGACCATCAGCATGCGCTCCTGCGACTCGCTCAGGAGCATCTCGTAGGGAGAGAGGCCCCGGGCCCGGCGCGGGATCATGTCGAGGTCGAGCTCGATGCCGCTGCCGGAGCGGGCCGCCATCTCGACCGACGAGCTGGTCAGCCCGGCCGCCCCCATGTCCTGCACGCCGACGAGGCAGTCGGCCGCGAAGATCTCGAGGCACGCCTCGAGGAGCAGCTTCTCCATGAAGGGGTCGCCGACCTGTACGGTGGGCAACTTCTTGTCGGAGTCGTCGTCGAACTCGGCCGAGGCCATCGTCGCGCCGTGAATGCCGTCGCGGCCCGTGCGCGCGCCGACGTAGAGGACCGGGTTGCCCTCCCCCTCCGCCGTGCCGAAGAAGAGGCCGTCGGTCGCGGCGATGCCGACGGTGAAGGCGTTGACGAGGATGTTGCCGTCGTAGCTGGCGTCGAACTGCACCTCGCCGCCCACGGTGGGCACGCCGATGCAATTTCCGTAGCCGCCGATCCCCGCCACGACCCCCGCGAGCAGCCGCGGCGTCTTGGGGTGATCGGGCCGGCCGAAGCGCAGGCTGTTGAGCGACGCGACCGGCCGCGCGCCCATGGTGAACACGTCGCGCAGGATGCCGCCGACGCCCGTCGCCGCGCCCTGGTAGGGCTCGATGTAGGACGGGTGGTTGTGGCTCTCCATCTTGAACACGGCGCAGAAGCCGTCGCCGATGTCGACCGCGCCCGCGTTCTCGCCCGGGCCCTGCACGACCTGCGCGCCCTCGGTGGGGAGGCGCGCGAGGTGCAGGCGCGAGCTCTTGTAGGAGCAGTGCTCGGACCACATCACGCTGAACACGCCCAGCTCGGCGTAGGTCGGGTCGCGCCCGAGGAAGAAGACCACGCGCTCCCACTCGGCGTCGGTGAGGCCGAACTCGCGCGCGATCTCGCGGGACACGCTCGGCTCACCGGGGAACGGGACGGGCGCGCCGGGGAGAGTGTCGTGGGTCATCAGGCGGCCTCCAGGTGGGCGCGCAGGCCTTCGAGGAGCCTCAGCCCGTCGTCGTTGCCGAGGATGCTCTCCGCCGCGCGCTCCGGGTGGGGCATCAAGCCCAGCACGTTTCCTTGCTCGTTGTAGATGCCCGCGATGTGCTCGAGCGAGCCGTTGGGGTTCGCGGCGTCGTCGAGCTCGCCGCTCGG contains these protein-coding regions:
- the purL gene encoding phosphoribosylformylglycinamidine synthase subunit PurL, whose product is MTHDTLPGAPVPFPGEPSVSREIAREFGLTDAEWERVVFFLGRDPTYAELGVFSVMWSEHCSYKSSRLHLARLPTEGAQVVQGPGENAGAVDIGDGFCAVFKMESHNHPSYIEPYQGAATGVGGILRDVFTMGARPVASLNSLRFGRPDHPKTPRLLAGVVAGIGGYGNCIGVPTVGGEVQFDASYDGNILVNAFTVGIAATDGLFFGTAEGEGNPVLYVGARTGRDGIHGATMASAEFDDDSDKKLPTVQVGDPFMEKLLLEACLEIFAADCLVGVQDMGAAGLTSSSVEMAARSGSGIELDLDMIPRRARGLSPYEMLLSESQERMLMVAKAGREHEVLELCEKWDLEAAVIGRVTGSGRFVCKATPGYDPLVSDPSERAAQLVVDIPIGALADEAPKYDRPQAEPAPEPLEPAPPTDVDCADALREMVGSPNLGSRQWIWRQYDHVVRDGTVFRPGEADAAVVRVFCEKEGETIEKFLAVSVDCNGRHVLLDPRQGAAMAVAECARNIACSGGKPLGTTDCLNFGSPETPTTMWRFARAIDGLAEACTALDVPIVSGNVSLYNETDGKPILPTPTVAVVGQLEDPSHRVPSGFRVPGDVIAHLGVPSRGALGGSEYWVSRTGRVGGAPVGIDLDAEVRLQRALLALAKARLLSSAHDVSDGGFGVCVAEACIANGLGCRVSLPGAGDVPPAARLFSEEPTRVVVSFAEADRDAVAAVCAEHGVPLAPIGEVAGDHVDIEDALRVSVADLAARHLAALDAIVS
- the alr gene encoding alanine racemase translates to MAPVPHWQVRPTRAEIDLDALAHNLRVVRERAPASKVLAVVKADAYGHGLEAVARRLADEGIDGFGVALVEEGLMLRQRGVTVPILVLNGIYDGAHAETLRAGLTPVIYDLDDVARFSKAAGIGTADVHLKVDTGMTRLGVPDHELDAFLEGLEAFPNVRLSGLMTHLSSAEDDPEATREQLVRFEAAKARVLARGHRPRLIHAANSAATLFRGEARFDMVRAGVVLYGVMPGPTPDPELRPVMRVLTSVARVKTFPAGTAVGYGRSWTAARESRIATLAIGYGDGFPRSLSNRADVLIRGRRCPIVGRVSMDLTGVDVTDLPECVRGDEAVVLGHQGEARITAEELGERAGSISWEILTQISPRVPRVCVAGPSAAF
- a CDS encoding MopE-related protein: MSRAHLLVLLMTVLLTTGCAEVHSPSPDSGLECVDEDGDGVPAGPGCTGPYPDCDDESERVSPYADERCATPEDEDCDGIVDECCGGDCSEPPRPCGLGRCQGIQMRYDGSWSQCIPEIPPEPENCGPEGTGDGVDDDCDGEIDDGCLAP
- a CDS encoding M20/M25/M40 family metallo-hydrolase, with the translated sequence MRRAFSWVLGLSLLTLSFGCDGEADPVDGSVDGLDASADADATEPDAGPPPLPPCGTDSEEAAMACVEQSRYEADLTEIAQPRSPGTPHHEAVRELCATRFAALGMDVERHDYGTGVNIVGTLAGTTAASERVLLSAHYDSVPDCAGADDNATGVAGVLEAARVLASTEHARTLVVACWDEEERGLIGSRAYAERAGADGDDLRANLVFEMIGYRDDTPGSQELPEGFDLLFPREVRQIEARESRGDFLAAIGDERYSETVAADLVELGARVGLPVISLLLNDGLLTSPATGDLRRSDHSPFWLQDAPGMMLTDTSEFRYDEYHCRGGPDDVEGLDPVFATQVIQASVGAAWRALSP
- the lepB gene encoding signal peptidase I; the encoded protein is MIEPDWSDVRDFTKGLLKFLGVVLLLAGVAAAVLYFFFVRVVEVGHNAMAPTIMVGDRVLVWRGHDFELGEAVLCAHPSQPGRFVLGRVVARTGQTVEISRGGLRINGESPDRDARPPFEFYDAERGESYQVEWGIETVVDQTYTYMARARRRPMEMRPRQVTGAAVFLLSDNRSYAGEDSRTFGQVNLATCEGHVFMRLTAADSPDVVGNSHLDLID
- a CDS encoding thiazole synthase, whose amino-acid sequence is MSEDVLKIGEHSFSSRLFVGTGKYRDMDETRAALSASGSEVVTVAVRRVDLGAKGGESLIGHLLEKKYVILPNTAGCYTAEEAVRTAKLAREMLQTDLVKLEVLGDERTLFPDVPATLDAAKQLVDAGFTVLPYTSDDPITAKRLEELGCAAVMPLAAPIGSGLGIRNPYNIEIILQHASVPVIVDAGVGTASDAAVAMELGCHGVLMNTAIAGAKDPVRMARAMRKAVEAGRDAYLAGRIPKRLYATASSPLEGVIGSTQG
- the thiS gene encoding sulfur carrier protein ThiS, which translates into the protein MQIEVNGEARSVDAGTTVRGLLEALGLGETLVAVERNQEIVPRAEHAEATLADGDRLEIVHFVGGG
- a CDS encoding thiamine phosphate synthase is translated as MSPPRFVLTLITPQPLDLGRLREALEGAPEGAVSVQLRQAEAAERHRLAEPVLELCRARGAALIVNADLALAAALGADGVQLPERGPSLEEARAALGDDVWLGVSRHDAEGLARASEASFALVSPVFAVPGKGAPLGVDGFARTVAAARTPVHALGGVDARHGAALRAAGAAGLAVIRAVFDADAPAEAARALVAPFLEPPPDGGATR
- a CDS encoding ABC transporter permease — its product is MAEAAEETPEGEGPEAQPSWGQAGLQALAWIFAWPLAFIAEVGFMARLMYETFMWGIRPPYRFRLIIEHLEFLGVQSIFIVGLSGIFVGGVFSLQLIDGFRQFGAENQVGAVIGLALSRELAPVFSALMITSRAGSAMATEIASMRVTNQIDALTTMSVNPIQYLIVPRVIAATIATPIMALLAFMVGLVGAYVVGVYLMGIDGGIFVERVKWFVDAADVRQGLTKSAVFGAALTFVACRQGFYASGGAAGVGQATNRAVVQASVAVLVLDYVLTAVILGQGVGV